A single window of Intrasporangium calvum DSM 43043 DNA harbors:
- a CDS encoding YbaK/EbsC family protein, with protein sequence MPSAEGNLTWKPALEHPELLATPVAAALPAVPGAKVAAIDAALADTAAFCDAYDVDPAASANCVVVEGRRGDVTTRAAVMVLATDRADVNRVVRKHLGVRKISFADQSVAEELTGMQQGGITPVGLPSDWPVLVDAKVASAGPVVIGAGIRGAKLLVDGAALADLPGAEVLDLTL encoded by the coding sequence ATGCCGAGCGCCGAGGGGAACCTGACCTGGAAGCCCGCCCTGGAGCATCCTGAGCTCCTCGCCACGCCCGTCGCCGCGGCCCTGCCCGCGGTCCCGGGCGCGAAGGTCGCGGCGATCGATGCCGCGCTCGCCGACACCGCTGCGTTCTGCGACGCCTACGACGTGGACCCCGCCGCGTCCGCCAACTGCGTCGTCGTCGAGGGGCGTCGCGGCGACGTGACGACCCGGGCAGCCGTCATGGTCCTCGCGACCGACCGAGCCGACGTCAACCGCGTGGTGCGCAAGCACCTCGGCGTGCGGAAGATCTCCTTCGCCGACCAGTCGGTCGCCGAGGAGCTGACCGGGATGCAACAGGGCGGCATCACTCCGGTGGGTCTGCCGTCCGACTGGCCGGTCCTCGTCGACGCGAAGGTCGCCAGTGCGGGGCCGGTCGTCATCGGCGCCGGGATTCGCGGTGCGAAGCTGCTCGTCGACGGTGCCGCACTCGCGGACCTCCCGGGCGCCGAGGTACTCGACCTCACCCTCTGA
- a CDS encoding nitronate monooxygenase, producing MVIDALAVPFVGAPMAGGPSTPELVAAVSEAGGLGFLAGGYLATHELARQIADVWDASSRPFGVNLFVPDRANTFAMPYAAGLVPLTGDLRARAVSRYRECLLPVAERFGVELPEQVPGDSDDWERKLDLVVREKVPVVSFTFGLPGPAVLAELRRAGIEVVVTVSDVEEAEAALEARVDALVVQGPDGGGHRGTLDVAKEPSTLDVVELVGLVREGCSVPIVAAGGISTRSRARELLDAGATAVQVGTALLRTPEAGTALAYRRALADPELTRTVVTRAFSGRLARALETDFVRERDHLAPAAYPELHHLTSPLRRASAAADDHRAMALWAGTGWRDAADVPAATVVRQIAGD from the coding sequence ATGGTGATCGACGCGCTCGCCGTCCCGTTCGTCGGGGCGCCCATGGCGGGCGGCCCGTCCACTCCGGAGCTCGTCGCGGCGGTGTCCGAGGCGGGCGGGCTGGGCTTCCTCGCGGGTGGCTACCTCGCGACGCACGAGCTGGCGCGTCAGATCGCCGACGTGTGGGACGCGTCCTCGCGACCCTTCGGGGTCAACCTCTTCGTGCCGGACCGTGCCAACACCTTCGCGATGCCGTATGCCGCTGGGCTCGTCCCGCTCACCGGTGACCTCCGCGCCCGGGCCGTCTCCCGCTACCGCGAGTGCCTGCTCCCCGTCGCGGAGCGGTTCGGGGTGGAGCTGCCCGAGCAGGTGCCGGGCGACTCGGACGACTGGGAGCGCAAGCTCGACCTCGTCGTCCGGGAGAAGGTGCCGGTCGTGTCCTTCACCTTCGGGCTGCCCGGCCCTGCCGTTCTGGCGGAGCTGCGTCGCGCGGGGATCGAGGTGGTCGTGACCGTGAGCGACGTCGAGGAGGCCGAGGCCGCGCTCGAGGCGCGGGTCGACGCCCTGGTCGTCCAGGGGCCGGACGGGGGTGGACACCGGGGCACGCTCGACGTGGCCAAGGAGCCGTCCACCCTCGACGTCGTCGAGCTCGTCGGGCTGGTCCGCGAGGGATGCTCGGTCCCCATCGTGGCCGCAGGTGGGATCTCGACGCGGTCGCGGGCCCGTGAGCTTCTGGACGCGGGGGCGACGGCCGTGCAGGTCGGCACGGCTCTGCTCCGCACCCCCGAGGCGGGGACGGCGCTCGCCTACCGCCGCGCCCTCGCCGACCCGGAGCTCACCCGCACGGTCGTCACCCGGGCCTTCTCGGGTCGACTGGCCCGGGCCCTGGAGACGGACTTCGTGCGGGAGCGAGACCACCTCGCACCCGCCGCGTACCCGGAGCTGCACCACCTGACCAGCCCGCTGCGCCGGGCGTCGGCCGCGGCGGACGACCACCGGGCGATGGCCCTCTGGGCGGGAACGGGGTGGCGCGACGCGGCCGACGTCCCCGCCGCCACCGTCGTGCGGCAGATCGCCGGGGACTGA
- a CDS encoding cell wall-binding repeat-containing protein codes for MHTPPAVRRRRSRLLRAGAVVVALVSVAAAAPASAVTSADPAVATTPTVATALPDPVPGAEVYPRPADGTYDITGGGFGHGIGMSQYGAHGAALAGLTHGQILDFYYPGTQQGASPLTSLRVGVLADNDGVLTLPARPSLAATIGGTTETLPAAPTQWRVRATGATTNTCSLDSYDGSSWTVHRSGTICPVRFSTTVGTVDVLLPSERRVYRGTLLAIWRSASTVGTANDVEMQSYLRSVVPAEMPPSWADEALQSQAVAARTYAARRSGGTSWYDTCDTTACQVYRGLGRRNSDGSITSYEYATTDGAVAATDGVVLTYRFSDGVTRLATTMFSSSNGGQVAPGSPDHPYLEAHPDGYDDVSINSRHRWSASLPVTALESSFGINRVERLQVLARDGQGAWGGRILKVRVEGVTSAGAYTAVDTSGDALRAARPWPTYSSGLSSNYFSIAPTVTTVRLAGADRYATAAAVADARYSPGVDVVYVATGLTFPDALGGAARAGVTRGPLLLTRTSSLPTVTRDAIDRLQPARAVVLGGTASVEEPVAASLAPLTTSGDVQRVGEQDRYATAAALSGYYPSGLAVAYVASGENFPDALAGAAIAGRDRVPILLTRAGALPGVTADALRRLAPGRIVVVGGTATVSDTVVEQLRPLASSGNVARYAGADRYATAARVAAEYPTAATVYVASGQTFPDALAGAAAAGRDGVPILLTRSDTLPSSTRDALSRLNPARAYIVGGTATITDGVRAAILDAMSR; via the coding sequence GTGCACACTCCCCCCGCCGTCAGACGACGTCGCTCCCGCCTGCTCCGAGCGGGAGCCGTCGTCGTGGCCCTCGTCTCCGTCGCCGCGGCCGCTCCGGCGAGCGCGGTCACGTCCGCCGACCCGGCCGTGGCCACGACGCCCACCGTGGCGACCGCCCTGCCCGACCCCGTCCCGGGCGCCGAGGTCTACCCGCGGCCGGCCGACGGCACCTACGACATCACCGGCGGAGGGTTCGGCCACGGGATCGGCATGTCGCAGTACGGCGCCCACGGCGCAGCCCTGGCCGGGCTGACCCACGGGCAGATCCTCGACTTCTACTACCCCGGCACGCAGCAGGGTGCCTCGCCCCTCACCTCGCTCCGCGTCGGCGTGCTCGCCGACAACGACGGCGTCCTGACGCTCCCCGCGCGTCCCTCGCTCGCCGCGACGATCGGCGGCACCACGGAGACCTTGCCCGCCGCGCCGACCCAGTGGCGGGTCCGGGCGACCGGCGCCACCACCAACACCTGCTCACTCGACTCGTACGACGGCTCCTCGTGGACGGTCCACCGCAGCGGCACCATCTGCCCCGTCCGCTTCTCGACGACCGTCGGGACCGTCGACGTGCTCCTGCCCAGCGAACGGCGCGTCTACCGCGGCACGCTGCTCGCGATCTGGCGTTCGGCCAGCACGGTGGGGACGGCCAACGACGTCGAGATGCAGTCCTACCTGCGCAGCGTCGTCCCCGCCGAGATGCCACCGTCCTGGGCGGACGAGGCCCTGCAGTCCCAGGCCGTGGCGGCACGGACGTACGCGGCCCGCCGGTCCGGCGGCACGTCGTGGTACGACACGTGCGACACCACGGCCTGCCAGGTGTACCGGGGGCTGGGTCGGCGCAACAGTGACGGGAGCATCACGTCGTACGAGTACGCGACGACCGACGGCGCGGTCGCGGCGACCGACGGGGTCGTGCTCACCTACCGCTTCAGTGACGGGGTCACCCGGCTCGCGACGACGATGTTCTCGTCCTCCAACGGCGGCCAGGTGGCGCCGGGCTCGCCGGACCACCCGTACCTCGAGGCGCACCCCGACGGCTACGACGACGTGTCGATCAACTCGAGGCACCGCTGGTCCGCGTCCCTGCCCGTCACCGCGCTCGAGTCCTCCTTCGGGATCAACCGGGTCGAGCGACTGCAGGTCCTCGCACGCGACGGCCAGGGAGCCTGGGGTGGACGCATCCTCAAGGTCCGCGTCGAGGGCGTCACCTCCGCCGGCGCCTACACGGCCGTGGACACCTCGGGCGACGCGCTCCGGGCAGCCCGACCGTGGCCCACCTACAGCAGCGGCCTGTCCTCCAACTACTTCTCCATCGCACCGACCGTCACCACGGTGCGCCTCGCCGGCGCGGACCGGTACGCCACGGCCGCCGCCGTCGCGGACGCGCGCTACTCCCCCGGCGTCGACGTCGTCTACGTCGCGACCGGGCTGACCTTCCCGGACGCCCTTGGGGGGGCAGCCCGTGCCGGCGTCACGCGCGGCCCGCTGCTGCTCACCCGCACCAGCTCGCTGCCGACCGTGACCCGCGACGCCATCGACCGGCTCCAGCCCGCACGTGCGGTCGTGCTCGGCGGAACCGCCAGCGTGGAGGAGCCGGTTGCGGCCAGCCTGGCCCCGCTGACGACATCGGGCGACGTGCAACGGGTCGGTGAGCAGGACCGCTACGCCACCGCCGCCGCACTGTCCGGCTACTACCCCAGCGGTCTCGCGGTCGCCTACGTGGCCTCGGGTGAGAACTTCCCCGACGCGCTCGCCGGCGCAGCCATTGCCGGGCGGGACCGCGTCCCCATCCTGCTCACCCGCGCCGGTGCGCTCCCCGGCGTGACCGCCGACGCCCTGCGGCGGTTGGCTCCCGGCCGGATCGTCGTCGTCGGTGGGACGGCGACGGTGTCGGACACGGTCGTCGAGCAGCTGCGCCCCCTCGCCAGCTCCGGCAACGTGGCGCGGTACGCCGGCGCTGACCGCTACGCCACCGCGGCTCGCGTCGCCGCGGAGTACCCGACGGCCGCCACCGTCTACGTGGCCTCCGGTCAGACCTTCCCCGACGCGCTCGCCGGCGCCGCGGCGGCGGGACGCGACGGGGTCCCCATCCTGCTGACCCGCTCGGACACCTTGCCCTCGAGCACGCGCGACGCCCTGAGCCGGCTCAACCCCGCCCGCGCCTACATCGTCGGCGGCACGGCCACCATCACGGACGGGGTCCGAGCGGCCATCCTCGACGCGATGTCCCGCTGA
- a CDS encoding ABC-F family ATP-binding cassette domain-containing protein, with translation MGHVDVNSVTYTLPDGRVLLRDVSVRVGEGAKVALIGPNGIGKTTLTRIIAGDLDPHEGAVTRSGGLGVMRQFIGKVRDESTVRDLLVSVAPERIRTAATEIDRTELLMMERDSEEDQLAYAHALVEWGEAGGYEQETLWDQCTMAALGLPYEKAQWRPVTTLSGGEQKRLVLEALLRGPDEVLLLDEPDNYLDVPTKRWLEDALIASPKTVLFISHDRELLDRVATRVATLEPGGVGATLWVHPGRFATYAQARLDRNSRLEELRRRWDEEHAKLKALVLMYKQKAAYNDGLASRYQAAQTRLAKFVEAGPPEAVPLLQNVRMRLTGGRTAKRAIVATGLELTGLMKPFDLEVWYGERVAVLGSNGSGKSHFLRLLAAGGTDPEREHEPVGDVRPTPVEHTGVVRLGSRVRPGWFAQTHDHPSLLGRTLLEVLHRGDEHRAGKPREEAARALDRYGLARAGEQRFESLSGGQQARFQILLLELSGATLLLLDEPTDNLDLQSTEALEEGLDLFEGTVVAVTHDRWFARGFDRFLVFGADGRVYEATEPVWDEGRVVRPR, from the coding sequence GTGGGACACGTCGACGTCAACTCCGTCACCTACACCCTCCCCGACGGGCGGGTGCTGCTCCGTGACGTCTCCGTCCGCGTCGGCGAGGGGGCGAAGGTCGCGCTCATCGGGCCCAACGGAATCGGCAAGACGACCCTGACCCGGATCATCGCCGGCGACCTCGACCCGCACGAGGGCGCCGTGACGCGGTCCGGCGGGCTCGGCGTCATGCGGCAGTTCATCGGCAAGGTCCGCGACGAGTCGACCGTGCGCGACCTGCTCGTCTCCGTGGCGCCCGAGCGCATCCGCACGGCGGCGACGGAGATCGACCGCACCGAGCTGCTCATGATGGAGCGCGACTCGGAGGAGGACCAGCTCGCCTACGCCCACGCCCTCGTCGAGTGGGGCGAGGCCGGCGGCTACGAGCAGGAGACCCTGTGGGACCAGTGCACGATGGCCGCGCTGGGCCTGCCCTACGAGAAGGCCCAGTGGCGGCCGGTGACCACCCTGTCCGGTGGCGAGCAGAAGCGGCTCGTCCTCGAGGCGCTGCTCCGTGGACCCGATGAGGTGCTGCTCCTCGACGAGCCCGACAACTACCTCGACGTGCCCACGAAGCGCTGGCTCGAGGACGCCCTCATCGCCTCGCCCAAGACGGTGCTCTTCATCAGCCACGACCGCGAGCTGCTCGACCGGGTCGCCACCCGCGTGGCCACCCTCGAGCCGGGTGGCGTCGGTGCGACGCTGTGGGTGCACCCCGGTCGTTTCGCGACCTACGCCCAGGCCCGCCTCGACCGCAACTCCCGGCTCGAGGAGCTGCGCCGCCGCTGGGACGAGGAGCACGCCAAGCTCAAGGCCCTCGTGCTGATGTACAAGCAGAAGGCCGCCTACAACGACGGGCTCGCCTCGCGGTACCAGGCCGCGCAGACCCGGTTGGCCAAGTTCGTCGAGGCCGGCCCACCCGAGGCCGTCCCGCTCCTGCAGAACGTCCGGATGCGCCTGACGGGCGGGCGCACCGCCAAGCGGGCCATCGTCGCCACCGGCCTCGAGCTGACCGGCCTGATGAAGCCGTTCGACCTCGAGGTCTGGTACGGCGAGCGGGTCGCGGTCCTCGGCTCCAACGGATCCGGCAAGTCCCACTTCCTGCGACTGCTCGCCGCCGGGGGGACCGACCCGGAGCGGGAGCACGAGCCGGTGGGCGACGTCCGGCCCACACCGGTCGAGCACACCGGTGTCGTCCGGCTCGGCTCGCGGGTCCGGCCCGGCTGGTTCGCGCAGACCCACGACCACCCGTCGCTCCTCGGCCGCACCCTCCTCGAGGTCCTCCACCGCGGTGACGAGCACCGGGCCGGCAAGCCGCGCGAGGAGGCCGCCCGGGCGCTCGACCGCTACGGCCTGGCGCGCGCCGGGGAGCAGCGGTTCGAGTCGTTGTCCGGTGGGCAGCAGGCGCGGTTCCAGATCCTGCTGCTCGAGCTGTCCGGGGCCACGCTCCTGCTGCTCGACGAGCCCACCGACAACCTCGACCTACAGTCCACCGAGGCGCTCGAGGAGGGGCTGGACCTGTTCGAGGGGACCGTGGTCGCGGTGACCCATGACCGGTGGTTCGCGCGCGGCTTCGACCGGTTCCTCGTCTTCGGCGCGGACGGGCGGGTCTACGAGGCGACGGAGCCGGTGTGGGACGAGGGCCGGGTCGTCCGTCCCAGGTGA
- the truA gene encoding tRNA pseudouridine(38-40) synthase TruA, whose translation MTVQTTVQTTVRDDGPATTVRLRLDLAYEGTAFSGWAAQPGLRTVEGELATAVTTVLRAPAPVSLTVAGRTDAGVHARGQVVHVDVEPAALAALPGRSNRTPEEALLRRLGGLLDPDVVVHRVARAPEGFDARFSAQERRYLYRLADADALRDPLRRHDTVWWPRPLDAERMDEAARPLVGLRDFAAFCKRREGATTVRTLLEYRWVRLGDGVLAATVRADAFCHSMVRSLVGAAVAVGEGRRPTSWPAELQQRTQRAADVRVMPAHGLSLEAVTYPPDSELASRAETARARREPPPVGDAPA comes from the coding sequence ATGACGGTCCAGACGACGGTCCAGACGACGGTTCGGGACGATGGCCCTGCGACGACGGTCCGCCTCCGTCTCGACCTCGCCTACGAAGGAACGGCGTTCTCCGGGTGGGCGGCCCAGCCGGGGCTCCGCACCGTCGAGGGCGAGCTGGCCACCGCCGTGACGACGGTCCTGCGCGCCCCCGCGCCGGTCAGCCTCACGGTCGCCGGACGCACCGATGCCGGCGTCCACGCCCGCGGGCAGGTCGTCCATGTCGACGTCGAGCCGGCCGCGCTCGCCGCCCTGCCCGGCCGATCGAACCGGACGCCCGAGGAGGCGCTCCTGCGCCGCCTCGGTGGACTCCTGGACCCGGACGTCGTGGTCCACCGCGTGGCCCGCGCACCGGAGGGTTTCGACGCCCGCTTCTCGGCTCAGGAGCGGCGGTACCTCTACCGACTGGCCGACGCGGACGCCCTCCGCGACCCCCTCCGCCGCCACGACACGGTGTGGTGGCCGCGGCCCCTCGACGCGGAGCGGATGGACGAGGCGGCCCGGCCCCTCGTGGGGCTCCGGGACTTCGCCGCGTTCTGCAAACGCCGGGAGGGCGCGACGACGGTCCGGACATTGCTCGAGTACCGCTGGGTCCGCCTCGGCGATGGAGTCCTCGCAGCAACCGTGCGGGCCGACGCCTTCTGCCACTCGATGGTCCGCTCCCTCGTCGGTGCGGCGGTGGCCGTGGGGGAGGGGCGGAGGCCGACCTCCTGGCCGGCCGAGCTGCAGCAGCGCACCCAGCGCGCCGCCGACGTGCGGGTGATGCCGGCGCACGGACTGAGCCTCGAGGCCGTCACCTACCCCCCCGACTCAGAGCTGGCGAGCCGCGCCGAGACCGCTCGGGCCCGCCGTGAACCTCCGCCTGTGGGGGACGCCCCTGCCTGA
- a CDS encoding serine hydrolase → MPLGPDRSVTRRGALLLLPTAVLALGSGSVGEALSGGIGTAARRAFDIAGVLARSAVPAASARADTPSRAALSKAVLEVLGGRSPVIGVSVLDRRTGAWWHYRGDALAPKGSVSKVFIVAAALRKARASDSTLTTARREQARMAITRSDNASADALYAWIGGHAAIADLAAQLGLAATARARPADHWGLTLTTPNDLVRFMEQLRAGNPVTHPDDDAALLDLMAQVIDGQRWGVGTVRTATVDVHVKNGWMRVDDPWVINSVGDVRGAGRDYAMALLQRAQPDQDSGIARASRIGRAVFAALETPLR, encoded by the coding sequence GTGCCGCTGGGGCCCGACCGGTCGGTGACGCGCCGCGGCGCCCTCCTCCTGCTTCCCACGGCGGTCCTGGCGCTGGGGTCCGGCAGCGTCGGCGAGGCCCTGTCCGGGGGGATCGGGACGGCGGCGCGGCGCGCCTTCGACATCGCGGGCGTGCTCGCCCGCAGCGCCGTCCCGGCCGCCTCGGCACGCGCCGACACGCCCAGCCGCGCCGCCCTGTCCAAGGCTGTCCTCGAGGTCCTCGGCGGCCGCTCCCCGGTCATCGGGGTCAGCGTCCTGGACCGACGCACGGGGGCGTGGTGGCACTACCGCGGCGACGCCTTGGCCCCGAAGGGCAGCGTCTCGAAGGTCTTCATCGTGGCCGCCGCCCTGCGCAAGGCCCGGGCCTCCGACAGCACCCTGACGACGGCGCGGCGGGAGCAGGCGCGCATGGCCATCACCCGCAGTGACAACGCCTCCGCCGACGCCCTCTACGCCTGGATCGGCGGACACGCGGCGATCGCCGACCTCGCTGCCCAGCTCGGCCTCGCAGCGACCGCCCGGGCCAGGCCCGCCGACCACTGGGGCCTCACCTTGACCACCCCGAACGACCTGGTCCGCTTCATGGAGCAGCTGCGCGCAGGCAACCCCGTGACCCATCCCGACGACGACGCCGCGCTGCTCGACCTCATGGCCCAGGTCATTGACGGCCAGCGCTGGGGCGTCGGCACGGTCCGAACGGCCACGGTGGACGTCCACGTCAAGAACGGCTGGATGCGCGTCGACGACCCGTGGGTGATCAACAGCGTCGGCGACGTCCGCGGGGCCGGGCGCGACTACGCGATGGCCCTCTTGCAGCGAGCTCAGCCGGACCAGGACAGTGGGATCGCCCGGGCCAGCCGGATCGGCAGGGCGGTCTTCGCAGCCCTCGAGACACCACTGCGATGA
- the rplQ gene encoding 50S ribosomal protein L17, with protein sequence MPTPTKGPRVGGGPAHERLILANLATSLFEHDRITTTEAKAKRLRPLAERLITFAKRGDLSARRRVLTVVRDKGVVHRLFAEIAPDMAQRAGGYTRITKIGARKGDNAPMVVVELVREPLSAKKATVKEAEAATKRAAKQSESKKAAAATKAAEDAAKSDQAEDLTLTEAAPEVEATDGPATEAAAVVDAEADAPAVDLPAGAAPANEDGSAPEGYTVKGNADSGLYHEPDGQWYDATIAEFWFKSAEDAEAAGFKKAGSGSK encoded by the coding sequence ATGCCCACCCCCACCAAGGGTCCCCGCGTCGGTGGCGGTCCCGCTCACGAGCGGCTGATCCTCGCCAACCTCGCGACGTCGCTCTTCGAGCACGACCGCATCACGACGACCGAGGCCAAGGCGAAGCGCCTTCGCCCGCTTGCCGAGCGGCTCATCACGTTCGCCAAGCGCGGTGACCTCTCCGCGCGTCGGCGCGTCCTCACGGTCGTCCGTGACAAGGGCGTCGTCCACCGCCTCTTCGCCGAGATCGCCCCGGACATGGCGCAGCGCGCGGGCGGCTACACCAGGATCACCAAGATCGGCGCCCGCAAGGGTGACAACGCCCCCATGGTCGTCGTCGAGCTCGTCCGCGAGCCGCTGTCGGCCAAGAAGGCGACGGTCAAGGAAGCCGAGGCTGCGACCAAGCGCGCCGCCAAGCAGAGCGAGTCCAAGAAGGCCGCCGCTGCGACGAAGGCCGCCGAGGACGCTGCGAAGTCCGACCAGGCCGAGGACCTCACGCTGACCGAGGCCGCCCCCGAGGTCGAGGCGACCGACGGTCCCGCGACCGAGGCTGCCGCGGTGGTCGACGCCGAGGCTGACGCCCCGGCCGTCGACCTGCCCGCCGGCGCCGCCCCGGCCAACGAGGACGGTTCCGCCCCCGAGGGCTACACCGTCAAGGGCAACGCCGACTCGGGTCTGTACCACGAGCCGGACGGCCAGTGGTACGACGCGACCATCGCGGAGTTCTGGTTCAAGTCGGCGGAGGACGCCGAGGCCGCCGGCTTCAAGAAGGCCGGCTCCGGCTCCAAGTGA
- a CDS encoding DNA-directed RNA polymerase subunit alpha: protein MLIAQRPVLSEEVVADNRSRFTIEPLEPGFGYTLGNSLRRTLLSSIPGAAVTSIRIDGVLHEFTTVPGVKEDVTEMILNIKGLVVSSEHDEPVVMYLRKQGPGVVTAGDITPPAGVEVHNPDLAIATLNDKGKLEMELTVERGRGYVSAQQNKSGDQEIGRIPVDSIYSPVLAVTYKVEATRVEQRTDFDKLIVDVETKNSMTPRDAMASSGKTLVELFGLARELNVEAEGIDMGPSPTDAALAADLALPIEDLDLTVRSYNCLKREGIHTVGELVGRSEADLLDIRNFGAKSIDEVKAKLVGMGLALKDSPPGFDPSALVDNYGDEDYNDDESFVEDEQL from the coding sequence GTGCTCATCGCACAGCGTCCCGTGCTCTCCGAGGAAGTCGTCGCGGACAACCGCAGCCGCTTCACCATCGAGCCGCTCGAGCCCGGCTTCGGCTACACGCTCGGCAACAGCCTCCGTCGCACCCTGCTCTCGAGCATCCCCGGTGCCGCGGTCACGTCCATCCGCATCGACGGCGTGCTCCACGAGTTCACGACCGTGCCGGGTGTCAAGGAGGACGTCACCGAGATGATCCTCAACATCAAGGGCCTCGTCGTCTCCTCGGAGCACGACGAGCCGGTCGTCATGTACCTGCGCAAGCAGGGCCCCGGCGTCGTCACCGCTGGTGACATCACCCCGCCTGCAGGCGTCGAGGTGCACAACCCCGACCTGGCGATCGCCACCCTGAACGACAAGGGCAAGCTCGAGATGGAGCTGACCGTCGAGCGCGGCCGCGGCTACGTCTCGGCGCAGCAGAACAAGTCCGGCGACCAGGAGATCGGCCGCATCCCGGTCGACTCGATCTACTCGCCGGTCCTCGCGGTGACCTACAAGGTCGAGGCGACCCGTGTCGAGCAGCGCACCGACTTCGACAAGCTCATCGTCGACGTCGAGACGAAGAACTCGATGACCCCGCGCGACGCGATGGCCTCCTCCGGCAAGACGCTCGTCGAGCTCTTCGGCCTGGCGCGCGAGCTCAACGTCGAGGCCGAGGGCATCGACATGGGCCCGTCGCCGACCGACGCCGCGCTGGCTGCGGACCTCGCGCTGCCGATCGAGGACCTCGACCTGACGGTTCGTTCCTACAACTGCCTCAAGCGCGAGGGAATCCACACCGTGGGTGAGCTCGTGGGCCGCAGCGAGGCCGACCTGCTCGACATCCGCAACTTCGGTGCGAAGTCGATCGACGAGGTCAAGGCCAAGCTCGTCGGCATGGGTCTGGCCCTCAAGGACAGCCCCCCCGGGTTCGACCCGTCGGCCCTCGTGGACAACTACGGCGACGAGGACTACAACGACGACGAGTCCTTCGTCGAGGACGAGCAGCTCTGA
- the rpsD gene encoding 30S ribosomal protein S4 has translation MARYTGPITKKSRRLKMDLVGGDKNFELRPFPPGQHGRRRIQEKEYLTQLQEKQRARFAYGVMEKQFVRYYKEAARRPGKTGENLLQILESRLDNVVYRAGLARTRRHARQLVTHGHFEVNGVRVDVPSYRVEQFDVVTVRKQSVETFPFELARQTFGDRTPPAWMHVVPGSLQILIHQLPVRAQIDSQLTEQLIVELYSKN, from the coding sequence ATGGCTCGTTACACCGGCCCGATCACCAAGAAGTCCCGCCGCCTCAAGATGGACCTCGTCGGCGGCGACAAGAACTTCGAGCTCCGTCCCTTCCCGCCCGGCCAGCACGGCCGTCGCCGGATCCAGGAGAAGGAGTACCTCACCCAGCTCCAGGAGAAGCAGCGCGCCCGCTTCGCCTACGGCGTCATGGAGAAGCAGTTCGTCCGGTACTACAAGGAGGCGGCCCGCCGCCCCGGCAAGACCGGCGAGAACCTGCTCCAGATCCTCGAGTCCCGGCTCGACAACGTCGTCTACCGTGCGGGCCTGGCTCGCACGCGTCGGCACGCTCGTCAGCTCGTCACGCACGGTCACTTCGAGGTCAACGGCGTTCGCGTCGACGTCCCCTCGTACCGCGTCGAGCAGTTCGACGTGGTCACGGTTCGCAAGCAGTCCGTCGAGACCTTCCCGTTCGAGCTGGCTCGCCAGACGTTCGGGGATCGCACCCCGCCGGCCTGGATGCACGTCGTGCCCGGCTCGCTGCAGATCCTCATCCACCAGCTCCCGGTGCGCGCGCAGATCGACTCGCAGCTCACCGAGCAGCTGATCGTCGAGCTCTACTCCAAGAACTGA
- the rpsK gene encoding 30S ribosomal protein S11, producing MPPKARVTKVRRKEKKNVAHGHAHIKSTFNNTIISITDPTGAVIAWASAGQVGFKGSRKSTPYAAQMAAEAAARRAMEHGMRKVDVFVKGPGSGRETAIRSLTAAGLEVGAISDVTPTPHNGVRPPKRRRV from the coding sequence ATGCCTCCCAAGGCTCGTGTGACGAAGGTTCGTCGCAAGGAAAAGAAGAACGTCGCCCACGGGCACGCTCACATCAAGAGCACGTTCAACAACACGATCATCTCGATCACGGACCCCACGGGCGCCGTGATCGCCTGGGCCTCTGCCGGCCAGGTCGGCTTCAAGGGCTCCCGCAAGTCGACTCCGTACGCCGCGCAGATGGCCGCCGAGGCCGCTGCCCGTCGCGCGATGGAGCACGGCATGCGCAAGGTCGACGTCTTCGTCAAGGGTCCGGGTTCGGGCCGAGAGACGGCGATCCGTTCCCTCACCGCTGCTGGGCTCGAGGTCGGCGCGATCAGCGACGTCACCCCCACGCCGCACAACGGTGTCCGCCCGCCCAAGCGCCGTCGCGTCTGA
- the rpsM gene encoding 30S ribosomal protein S13, translating into MARLVGVDLPRDKRVEVALTYIFGVGRTRSKEALAATGVSPDTRVKDLGDAELVALRDFLEGNYRLEGDLRREVQSDIRRKVEIGSYEGLRHRRGLPVRGQRTKTNARTRKGPKRTVAGKKKAK; encoded by the coding sequence ATGGCTCGTCTTGTTGGAGTTGACCTTCCGCGCGACAAGCGCGTCGAGGTCGCGTTGACCTACATCTTCGGTGTGGGTCGCACCCGTAGCAAGGAGGCGCTGGCAGCCACCGGCGTCAGCCCCGACACCCGCGTCAAGGACCTCGGCGACGCCGAGCTCGTTGCGCTTCGTGACTTCCTCGAGGGCAACTACCGCCTCGAGGGTGACCTGCGCCGTGAGGTTCAGTCCGACATCCGCCGCAAGGTCGAGATCGGCTCCTACGAAGGCCTTCGTCACCGTCGCGGTCTGCCCGTGCGCGGTCAGCGCACGAAGACCAATGCGCGCACCCGCAAGGGCCCGAAGCGCACCGTGGCCGGCAAGAAGAAGGCCAAGTGA